A single Symbiobacterium thermophilum IAM 14863 DNA region contains:
- a CDS encoding ABC-F family ATP-binding cassette domain-containing protein codes for MAILTVQGLTKYWGVDLLFKDISFLLNEGEKMALVGPNGAGKTTLLRILLGRMEYDEGRIIMPAGTRVAYLSQDPEFTPGRTVFQEARSVFSHLAKWERDLRELEARMGEAESEEALQAVMDEYTRVTALYEAAGAYDAPARTRAVLFGLGFTEADLEKPVEVLSGGQKVRLGLAKILLAEPDLMLLDEPTNHLDLQAVEWLEGYFRQVKSAAILVSHDRYFLDRVISRTLEIDSHTCDMYHGNYSYYVEEKKRRLEARLSAYERQQREAERLRTFYEKWRSNANRKGQAMSRKRQLEKMELMERPQVKRRTMRLSFDVDYESGDDVLVVEGLAKSFGDRTLFRNANLTVQKGDRIALVGPNGSGKTTFLKIIHGLVQPSAGSYRWGVGVQRGYFSQDLDDLDPSRTCLEEIMALPGFTRYDAHSLLGQFLFSGEDALKRIGDCSGGERNRLILAKLMVSGANVLLLDEPTNHLDLESKQVLEEALRAYPGTVLFVSHDRFFVDRIATHVWEFGQPEGIAVYEGNYTAYREEKERQALLAAQAAAAAGADGRAELPRSGAGQDGAGRRPARSRKEERKAAEAVRRLEAEIQRLEQRKAELEERMADPDIYRSATGREAVAEYNAVRDELERLYVEWEELAAELAGG; via the coding sequence ATGGCGATTCTGACCGTGCAGGGGCTCACCAAGTACTGGGGGGTTGACCTGCTCTTCAAGGATATCTCGTTCCTGCTGAACGAGGGCGAGAAGATGGCCCTCGTGGGCCCCAATGGGGCCGGAAAGACCACCCTGCTGCGCATCCTGCTCGGCCGCATGGAGTACGACGAGGGGCGGATCATCATGCCCGCCGGTACCCGGGTGGCTTACCTGAGCCAGGACCCCGAGTTCACCCCCGGCCGGACCGTCTTCCAGGAGGCCCGGTCGGTGTTCAGCCATCTGGCCAAGTGGGAGCGGGATCTGCGGGAGCTGGAGGCCCGGATGGGGGAGGCGGAGTCCGAGGAGGCCCTGCAGGCCGTCATGGACGAGTACACCCGGGTGACGGCGCTCTACGAGGCGGCCGGCGCCTACGACGCGCCGGCGCGCACACGGGCGGTGCTCTTCGGCCTCGGCTTCACCGAGGCGGACCTGGAGAAGCCGGTCGAGGTGCTGTCGGGCGGCCAGAAGGTCCGCCTGGGCCTCGCGAAGATCCTGCTGGCGGAGCCCGATCTGATGCTCCTGGACGAGCCCACCAACCACCTGGACCTGCAGGCGGTGGAGTGGCTGGAGGGCTACTTCCGGCAGGTGAAGTCCGCGGCCATCCTGGTCTCCCACGACCGGTACTTCCTGGACCGGGTGATCAGCCGCACGCTGGAGATCGACAGCCACACCTGCGACATGTACCACGGCAACTACTCGTACTACGTGGAGGAGAAGAAGCGGCGGCTGGAGGCCCGGCTCTCCGCGTACGAGCGGCAGCAGCGGGAGGCCGAGCGGCTGCGGACCTTCTACGAGAAGTGGCGGAGCAACGCCAACCGCAAGGGCCAGGCGATGTCCCGCAAGCGGCAGCTGGAGAAGATGGAGCTCATGGAGCGGCCGCAGGTGAAGCGGCGCACGATGAGACTGTCCTTTGATGTCGACTACGAGTCGGGGGACGACGTGCTCGTCGTGGAGGGGCTGGCCAAGTCCTTCGGCGATCGCACCCTGTTCCGGAACGCCAACCTCACCGTGCAGAAGGGCGACCGGATCGCCCTGGTGGGGCCCAACGGCTCCGGCAAGACCACCTTCCTGAAGATCATCCACGGCCTCGTGCAGCCGAGCGCCGGCTCCTACCGCTGGGGCGTCGGCGTCCAGCGGGGCTACTTCAGCCAGGACCTGGACGACCTGGACCCGAGCCGCACCTGCCTGGAGGAGATCATGGCGCTGCCGGGCTTCACCCGGTACGACGCCCACTCCCTGCTGGGACAGTTCCTTTTCTCCGGTGAGGACGCCCTGAAGCGCATCGGCGACTGCTCCGGCGGCGAGCGCAACCGGCTGATCCTGGCCAAGTTGATGGTGAGCGGCGCCAACGTCCTGCTGCTGGACGAGCCCACCAACCACCTGGATCTGGAGTCCAAGCAGGTGCTGGAAGAGGCGCTGCGGGCCTACCCGGGCACCGTGCTGTTTGTCTCCCACGACCGCTTCTTCGTGGACCGGATCGCCACCCACGTCTGGGAGTTCGGCCAGCCTGAGGGCATCGCCGTCTACGAGGGCAACTACACGGCGTACCGGGAGGAGAAGGAGCGGCAGGCGCTCCTGGCGGCGCAGGCGGCTGCGGCCGCCGGGGCGGACGGGCGGGCCGAGCTGCCGCGGTCGGGCGCAGGCCAGGACGGCGCGGGGCGCAGGCCGGCGCGCTCCCGCAAGGAAGAGCGGAAGGCGGCGGAAGCGGTTCGCCGGCTGGAGGCCGAGATCCAGCGGCTGGAGCAGCGGAAGGCCGAGCTGGAGGAGCGGATGGCCGACCCGGACATCTACCGGAGCGCCACGGGCCGGGAGGCCGTCGCGGAATACAACGCTGTCCGGGACGAGCTGGAGCGGCTCTACGTGGAGTGGGAGGAGCTCGCGGCGGAGCTGGCCGGCGGCTGA